ACGATTACTAATAGAGCGAccaacataacatcgcaacaggccgcatagacggaaaagaacaactcccttttaatacagctgatgcatcaggtacagtgcgtcttgtgacaagctgaaGTTTTGCTCGCTTCGCTCGCCGGgggacaactccacaaaaacaacagtttgtcaggACAGGCTAGTATGGATCACATTGAGGTGGAAGAGGCTCATAGGGCTGATGTGACTTAAAAGCCATGATACATTCATTTGGTTTGCCTGCAATAGCTTGTCTGAAGGTTTCACGTAGTCCCTATCCGGAGTCCACAGACCTCGTGCTAGGATTAGCACCTCGATATACCTGGTGCAGCTATAATATCAGCCTGTGTTCCAACATCTGTGACGTCAGGTAGGCTCACGTAGTTTACAAACACTAAAGCTTTGTGTAAGAAACAGGATGATCAAGTTTGTTCAACTGGTTAATGACTAACTTGCTTCCTGTGAGGTGTTTTATAGTAGAAGCTGTGGTAAGATGTTTGGGTGATGTTCTGTTTGTCATTAAATATATGATGTCTTGAGAGATCGGCATGCATTTTATAGTTGAATCCTCAGGAGCCATGGTTTTCAGGAAAGTCATGAGCATGTCAGGTATAAGACTTTCCACAAGCTCAACATCAATGTTTATCAACGTTTGACTTTAAAGATGAATTGGTAcgaagttttagtagattttatcagaaagtattagtatttttctatcattatgtattttaatgtttgagttCATCTGACTGCAgtgatgtttcaagattaaaattgatgaaaatttattacagttaaaatgctcagatcaagtgaaagtgtgattatgatgtctatagttacaaagagaTCGACTGTGTAGAGACACGTAATACTGTAACTTGAAAGTAATAGCTGATGTCAACTATTGCAaggataacaactagtgacctCGTTTTGCATATAATATTATTCtgattgttttaacatttactttgcgtctctattctgtcagtctttttgcaactatagacattgTAATTGCACTTTCGGTTGATTCGAGCATTTTATTTATGACcaggttttgtcgattttaatcttgaaacatcctggcagtcagatcacctcaaacaacaaaaacaatctcaaatgataaaaacatactttctgataaatttgtACCTGTAAGAATCCAGTGGCCTCTGGCACAATATCTCCCTTTGTATGATCTGTGCAGCTTGTGTCACGATTCTGCTTTTATTGTTTGAATCGTTGAGCAAACACAACAATGATTTGCCCGCCTTGAAGAAAACTACATGAATCTACATGTACAATGCATGTAGGATGAGGACATGAGGTTTTCATATCTTGTTTCAAGGGAGTGTATGATGTTGAAAGGCCTCTTATCACTTTTTAAACTTTGACAGTACTCTTTGATGACTCTCTTACATCAAACTCTGTTAAAACTCTTACTCTTTTACAAACTTTGAACAAACTCTCTTGCATCAACGATACAACCACTTTGTAGCCTATTTTCAAACTGACGGTAAGTCATGTCAATTTCATCCAGAGCATGATCTCTATCTGTGATTTTCAAGTCTCGGGTAACTGTAGAACATCTGAGAAGACTTCTGTAGCAGTTTTTGTGGTACTTAACCTCTGCAGCAACCAaatcaatatatgtatatattgactACAAGATTAGAACACGGAATAGAGGAACAAAATCGGATTAGAGGAATGAGATCGTCCATGACCCAGCGAATGACTACTAATGTTAGTTTTATGATTGTATGGATAATAGGCAGTAATTTTATTCTTTTAGTTCTTGTATTTTGTCAATAAATTAGCTAAAATTCCATTTCTCAGTACAAGTTTTATAAACTGATCTAGATGTAGATCTTGAATGCATAAGATAGCACAAAAAAATGGATAATACATATTTTGGAGTAACTCCTAAATAGAAATAACATACAAAGCACGTCAGTTCTCTCAGAAGTATCAAGTCCAGAAACATGTAATTTAGCATTCTGAACATAAACACATTGGTCATCATGATATATAATTTTCAGAAGCTCACTTATGATTGAAAAGAAATGGCTGTTGTGCGAaccaaaaaatgtttcaaaaatatgacATGCCCCTGAATATTGCCAAAAAACCTTTGATCATACTGTGACATAGAGTTGAAAATTTGTGTATACAAAGCCAACAATATGTTCAGTATAAGGTATAAAAAAGAGAAGATTTGAACCAATAGTTATTAAGGTATGCATGCTAACATTTTGATATTCGCTACAGTAAAAAAGCATACAAACCCCCTTTACCCCCTGTAGCGTTTTATACGCCACTGGTCCGAAAAAAGTTACTTGCAGATTCAAAATCAGTGAACTCTCAGCTTTCTGATGGCATATTGGACATAAAGTTTTCTTCAATGAGTAAAAAACATACCATGGCTCTCCCATTGTAAAGGAAACGGAGCCTATTGAAGAAGGACGTTCATTTTTAGAACTGACTAAAAGCTTTTAGTAGTCTTGATGCATCGTTCCTGCATGCTTGTTTGTGCTTGAACTTATCACTAAATACATTCTCTTGAATAACCATACGACTTGTTTGTTTATCTGATCGATCTTGTGGAAAGTAAAGGGCCGGTAAAAtcttttatattacattataaacATTATGACAAAGTTTAACTCGTCTATTTTTCAAGAATTCAAAAGAATTAATTTCTCTTCTCTTCTTACAACTAACTCGTAGAGTTGCCTCCTCACACATATTTAGACCACGATTCCGTTTTAATCTTTAGTATCCTCTCTTCTGTTTAGCTACTCGTCCGGGTTAGATCTCATAAATTTATTGAAGCTGGAGGCAATATTGCAGGCAATATCAGAAGGTGGCACCGTGTGATAATACaaccttatttttattttctcactGAAGTCTATCGGACAAGCAGGTAGGTTTGCACTTTTGTTTAGAGAAGTCGTAGATTCGAGATGTGATAATAAATATACGCAGTCTGAGACGGTTATTCAAACGCTCTACTCAATTATCAGACAGACGTGATATTTTAAGATAAGCTGCCGGTTTTATAATTTTGAAAGCTTACATTGAGATTTATCATAAAATAACTTACAGCTAGAAAAGAATCTCTGAATAATCATGGACTTGCACTTGTTTTAAAAGGATGTATTGTAATTTATTAAAGCAggtagttttaaaattttaaacgtATATGGTTGGGAAGAACGAAAGAATCTATCACTTTTGACAGACATGCATGTTGCAAGCGGATTTTTGTAATAAGtagtttgttttttatattaaatttgaTGAGGAAGAAAAATAAGATTTTTGGCATCTCACCAGAAATGTATCACCTCGTTACCTCGTAGAATACATCATACTGGACCACCTAGGGGTGTAAGGGGTATGCCTCATATGATAAATTaggttttgcttattttaattcagttttctaagtagttaatataatattaatatttgtttGGTGTCAGTACAGGTAGAGTTAACCTGTTATTTGTTGGCTCGTTCCTTTGAGCTCCCGCACTGTCCGTGGTAGGAAGCTATTGtggtatgtatttttatttgtctGTAAGGAAGTGGGTTGTCCTTTGGATCTAGCTCTGGTTATCGTGTTGCTCTCCACGTTCATTAGCTCGTCATAGGATTTGACTTATGCCGGGTGAGTTTCTTCTTTGCTGAGTATTCTCATCAGAAGTCTTAAGCGCTGGTGCTGTCGACTTATCTCTAGAGTTGGCAAGTCAAGCTTCGCTCGTGCTTCGCTTATTCCTCTAGTTCCTTTAATTTGAGCAATAAACCGAATAGCTTGATTCTGTACCATCTCTAGATTATTTACTTCGCGCTTGTTTGAAGGGTCCCAAGCAGCAGCATACTCTAGGTGGGGAAGACATAGTGATTTGTACGCTAGTATTTTGGCTCTTTGTGGAGCCCAGTACAAGGCACGCTTGGTGATCCCTAGTTGCCATTTGGCGGTGTTGATTTTTGAGTCTATATGTTTGGTGAATTTAAGATTGTCTTGTAGTGTCACACCTAGATACTTGCTGTCAGACACCTGTTCCagagttatattgttatattgttatatttggaCTATTAGAATAATTTCTACAGGCAAAAAATTATAGTACGAGCTCATCAGCTTTTTATGTGATAAATACTTCTAGAGTGATTTGATTAACATTATCAGGAGCGTCTGATTACTTGTTAAACTCAAAATGAATTGCTAGCGAGTACACCTGATACCTGTCCAAGTTTGGTCATTTCCTGCTAAAAGATCAGTCCTGGAGAGGAATTAATGTTCATCTAGGTTTTGACTACCGACCAAAACAATAATTTGATGCTATAACCTTTTACTGAGTTATAAGTTgggctttcaaattttttaatataaagcAATAACTATCaaacaaaatgatgaaaaaataccactaacagtaaagtaatacaagcaaatgtcAGGTTTggaaaaaaccacggtttttgtgaaaaaaccaggtttttatggtttttataattttaccaaggtttttgcaatttcaagtctatttaacatcacttactatagctgcatgattgagtattggacatacatatgtggaatcatctgttaaagatggtgttgtgggagttgttatgggaaaaaagagagaaagcaTATGGAAATTTCGGtatgagtctttaatcaaacatgatcaATAGAATGCAGAGCAGAAATCTtgtcacataaagtgaatattttacatacagctttatgtataagtaggaattttaatccaagtgattagtcgtttggtagtgtagagcagagcataatgcagatgcattactagtgtttggagcagtgacagatgactcaacttctatcaccttaatactagcatcactgtctaaatcaGTGTTTtaagcttgacattttgctacgtaagctttaagcctatctgcgcgACCTCGCGTTACGACggcacacctattacattttgccttaaaacctttgccttttgcagttcgagtgaaaaactgccaaatgggatcctgtttgcgaggcatattggaaatttgaggcacaactttaacttttcaaaacacaaaaaaaacttgataaactgaattttaCCAATCCAattactttggcttgtgcccaatatgtaatatataaataatatattaaataattttatgaaatatataataatatataataaatgaaatattagtttgcaaacttagagcttttgcccaaaaatattttattgttttaatttctatttatttatttatttatttctaattataagtaatcctttctcactggccagacttgagaaagtattcattcattattagagacgatgattgaattagtatatttcacatggtttttatatttcatctgtaaagagatcatcatatcacttgataaaaccaattgaaaatgaaattcaccaattcattgttgtgctaggatttcatgtagtttcaacctGAGCTCTGCCATTCATTTACTACTGTGTCTTAAATAaccttccacagctgataattacatataattgcatttctattgcacatgaaccactaggagcttaaaatattatgtttttcacacaaaaataatggaaaaaaccataaaaaccggtttttcgGCTGGTTCAAACCACCCGGTTTAAACCTTTGGTTTAAACCTTTGGTTTAAACCGTTTAACTGGTTGGCTCAGGTTTAAACCTTTGGTTTAAACCTGAGCCAACCCTGGTAAATGTACTAAAGAGAATCAGTTGTCTCTAGAAGAAAGGTTGTTTTGATAAATATGATGATACAGTGGCTTTCAGAGTCCATTACAACAGTACAGACGTTGTACATATTGTGCCACAAACTTACATGTACTTCTGACATTAGAAcctatattctatatatatatatgtatatatatatatatatataatgcagacgcgtaagaacaatagacatagttttattgaatgtgtgaagtatatttgtaaaaatatttcgacgaataaggttgcaagaaagtataaacagaaaccatctctcacaactacatcacatttgagccgttttggaaagggaatccaatctacggcagtctcgtgtggctgcgattttctgttcgtttttttagcttttaagagcttgtaatcaccacatattttgcacctacaacacaacagagtaagacatggtgaatcttttcctatcaaataacggtaatgtgaattttgttgcaagtcaacctttaactaagTTTAGGGTGTCATATGAGTCCTTGACATCATATCGACTCTGAAGCCTTTAGTCATTGCTTACAGTTCCATTCCTACTACTACTAACTTTGTAGACTGGAGCACAGCACCGTACTATACCGTGTTACATTTGACATAACTAAAGCATCGAAGAAGGAAGCTACTTCTTTGGCACAGTTCACGGCTTAGCATGAGTTCCTGGAGAGACTTTGGAATATTGTCATGGCCCACTCGAGGTATTGCATCTAGCCATAGTAACACTTGACCTACTATCTGCTATATAGTCCAACAGCTGGTGTTTTTATGTTCACTTCCTCACGGTAAAGTTACCTCTTTTAtccaagttttttttataatgaagCTCCATACTGTTTCTCAGCCATAAACAAACCTCAGCGTGCAAAGTCAAACCTCAGCATACAAAGTCAAACATCAGCATACAAAATCAAACTTTGGCATACAAAATTGGTTCATTCCAATATATTCAAAAGTCAAAACCATCGCatgttgaaacaaatattcGTATTTCATTCCAAACATTCATATTGAAAAAACAGCAATAAGTAATTTGAGTATTTATATACACCGTAAAAAATGCATTATTtgaaattatgtaaaaaaattgattaggTAAAAGTTATGATACTAGAACTTGATCAAGAAGACTCACAAACAGTCTTTTTTTAAAAGCTGCGTCTGTCTGACCGCAGTCACGCTAATATGTCCGGGAAAAGGATTGCATCGcgcgggaatcgaacccggataTTTGACCTCCCAGCCGAGCGCACGTTAGGCATTCTTTCTTTGCACcacttttattttttgcttCTAAATTGTTCAGCGGTCTTGTCAAAAATTCTGAGGATAActgttaaacttttttataattccttgttttaattttaaggTAAgtcttttacatttttgtcatcACTGCTACCACTCCTACTGATCTTCCTGGGTCTGTGATTTTAAAAACTAGAATCAAGTCTAAAATTTATAGAACCAGACTATATGACCTGCATCTATACGTACTGCAGTGTTTTGAGATACTTCTGGCATTGTTGGAAATAACTTTGCACATCGGGTCAAATATTTACCTAAATTTTAGAAATCATGTACAAAGGTCATTCTGCGCCTGATCTTGCAGCATTTCTAGTTGTTATTCTCGCCTAGAAGTTCTCTGTCTCTCTACTCTAGGTATTCAGAAATACTGACTCACTACCCAGGAGCAGTGCTAGCGATTGTTCTTGTGCTTGTCTCGTGTTCTACGATACTCAATATCCTTGTGGCGCCGCCCCCTGACTTCTCTGACCCTCTCCAAGGTTTTATACCGAGGTATAGCGTGATACACTCTGCTTACGCCGCATGGTCCAACCTGATAGATGAGACAGCCGTAGGAGCAGAGTCTAACAAACTGCTTACTACATATCCCCAGAGTAACACCTTACAGCGTGGAGATAATTCCACAACCTGGGGTGATTAGCATTCGTTTCATTCAATACATAAGTGTATGTTTAGTCTAGTGTtggtatatttattatattatagtctaATGttggtatatctattatagtctAGTGTaggtatatctattatattatagtctagtgtaggtatatatattatagtctaGTGTaggtatatctattatagtctAGTGTaggtatatctattatagtctAGTGttggtatatctattatattatagtctAGTGTaggtatatctattatagtctAGTGTaggtatatctattatagtctAGTGTtggtatatttattatagtCTAGTGTaggtatatctattatagtctAGTGTAGGTATATCTGTTATAGTCTAGTGttggtatatctattatattaaagtgtaggtatatatattatagtctaGTGTaggtatatctattatagtctAGTGTaggtatatctattatattatagtctagtgttggtatatatattatagtctaGTGttggtatatctattatagtctAGTGTtggtatatttattatattatagtgtaGTGTAGGTATATCTATTTAGCTCCGGATTTGCTATTTTGTGCAAATGAGGTGTAGGGAGGGCCCTAGCTTGCCATCACCTTGGACTCACTAATTCATTTTTATTCCCACAGCTGGCAGCACTTTTCTGGCTGCTTTTACTAAACAAGAGGCTACCTATGACCTTTGGCCGACCTCAACTTATGGCTACGCAGGAGATAATGTCACAAGATCCAGCAGGCGAACAGCTAAGGAATCGTATTTCTGTGATTCACAGCCAAGTTAGTTCTCTTATCAGTCTGTCTCTGCGCTCGTCATTTGTTATTCTCTCTTATGCTTCTTTTCTTGTAACCGGGAACCACTAACATTTGTAGGGAGAGGCTATGCTCAAGTTGCACTCAAACTTGGATGTACGCTCGCTCAGTTGGATATTCACACATTTGTCTCTCTTTGTAATCTTCAAAAGGAACTAGAATCATCTCCTCTTTATGCTCCTATTTGTGAGCCAAGCTGTCTCTGTCGCAGTTTCTCCTTGGTCAACTATGTGTCGTACCTGGCAGGCAGGGACTCGTGTGACAGGGTGAGCGAGAGTGATCTGAAGGGGAACTTACAGATCTTATTAGAGTGTAAACATTATGTAGAAGATCTGCCTGCTGACTGTTGGAGTGAGAATTTCGTTCGCTCAGACCGCTGCAATATGAGCTCTATGTGTGCCGACCGATCTATCTATGAAATTTTCTACTACATCATGTCCAAGTCTACCGACCTAACCATTACTTATGTTCACATAGCTAAAAGCTCCAGTAACCACCCATTTTATCTCAAAATCCGTCAGTTGATGAGGCGTCAACAAAAAGAACCGGTGCAAGTCTTAGCCGTAGATTTTGGGCTAAAGGAATATGTGTTTGAGAAACTTCTCTTTAAAGATTCCTTGTGGATATTTTCAGCTCTTCTACTTATTATTGTGATTCTTCTGTTTTATACAAGGTCTATTTTTATCACCTCCATCACTTTTATATCCATGGCATTCTCCATAGTCATCAGCTTCTCCATATATGGCTTTGTTTTTCAAATTGGGTATTTCCCTTTTCTCAACCTGCTTGCGGCGGTCGTTGTCGTGGCCCTTGGTGCTGATGATCTTTTCGTCTATTGGAAAACATGGACGACGATCAAGCTCAGCCGCAACGCGAGTGTTCTAGAGCGCATCGTCACCCTTACATTTCAGCATGCATCTGTAGCCATGTTTGTGACCAGTGCGAGCACGGCTGCTGCATTCTACGCTTGCTCATACACCGACATCGTCTCCATTCGATGTTTTTCTGTTTACGCAGGCACTTGTGTGTTGGTACATTACCTGCTTGCAGTCACCTGGTTACCCGCATGCGTTGTTTTATATGAAAAGTATGCTCTCAATGTCTGCTCAAACCATCGTAAGTGTGAGATGCAGTCGAAGGGATTGCAATGTCTCCAAAATATTTGTACCAGAATCACCAGAATGCTATCATCTCGTCATACGATCATCTCTACGTGGTCTCGAGTCTGGTTGCCTTTTTTTCTGTTAGTGTCGGTGGCATCCGCTGTGGCTCTCTTCTTCTGGCCTGGGCTTTCTCCGCCCTCCTCCGATATGTTTCAGGTTTTATCTGCTAACCACCCATTTGAAGTATTTGACTTGCAAGTGAAGCCAGAGTTTGCTGTGTCTGCTGATCGGGGCCGTCTTCCCATCATCTTTGTGTTCGGGGTGAATCCACAATTTAACGGTCAATATTTCAAAGTTTCATCTACTGGGGCACTAGTCTTGCGACCATTGCCGAAGTTATCTGCTCCTAAAACGCAGCTTTGGTTTTCTGATTTTTGTTATGAACTTCGTCAACAACCATTCTTTGATCAATCTCAGCATCAACCTGTCGGTTGCTTTATTGAAGAGATGAGAGCATCCATGCGGTTTCGACCTTGTGATATCGACCCAGTGTGCTGTAAAAAGTTATCTTTTCCTTATAACGAGTCCACCTTCACTCATTGCCTTGTTCGGTGGTCTTTGCAAAACAGACAGATTAAGGTTGCCAGCTCTGATCCAGGCATTCGTTATCAAGGCACCACACCTTCAGCAATAATCATCAGTTTTCAGTCAAGCGTTAAGTTTGATTATAGCTATCAAACTATGAAAGAATTCCATGAAAATGTCACGAGGTTTTTAGGTGAAAGACTTGCTGAATGTCTTCAATCTGATTGCGAGGCATTCACACCGTTTTTCACCACTGCTGGTGGACTTCTCTTTTATGATGTGCAACAGGTGCTGGTACATTCCCTGCCAACTACAGTCATAGTTATTATTGTCACGGCAGCAGTCATTATATTTCTCACGACTCTTAATATCCTGCTGACCTTTTGTGCGCTTGTCAGCATCAGTTCATCCATTCTTTGCACACTCGCCTCCCTCGCTCTCATGGGCTGGCAGCTTAACATTCTGGAATCCGTCATTGTTTCTCTTGCTGTTGGTTTGTCCATGGACTTTCCTTTGCATGTCACGGTTGCATATAAAATTTCTTCATCAACGAGAGACCGCCAGAGGAGAGTAACGGTAAGCCTCCAGCACATTAGAGGATGTATCACGGCTGCCATGGTGACGACATTAGCAGCTGGCTTGTGTGTACTGCCTGCTCAAGTTCTTGCCTACTGCAAACTCGGTATTTTCTTGGCGCTCGTATCTGTTACGAGTTGGTTTCACGCGCTGTTTTTTTTGCCCTCTCTGCTCATGCACATCGGCCCCATTGGTTCATTCCTTCAGATTAACCCCAGGTGCTGTCGACTAAAGACAACCCGCAGCACGGGACTGACTAGGCCCATGGATAAAACTATATATTCAGATGATTTGTCCACTGAACTAACGAGAGTACTTCCATCCAATGCATCATCATCTCCGCAAGAACCAATTACGGGAGAACTAGAGGTGGAGGTAAATGACCAAAACCTACTGACGCCACCACCTATTCTGCTCCAGCCTGGTCCAATGATAGTCCCACGCTGGGGTCGTCTCAGCCCAATTACTGAGTTGCCCAGTGTATCACCGGCTAGTGGCAGATCATCTGTTGAGTCTCTGTAGAATTGATACCAAAGTATGTGATCTCAAATTATATCTGTAATACCACTATTAGATTCTATGATAAACTCTAGAATGGACAACACAGACCATTGATTCTAGGACATCAGAAAGCTCTCAAGTCTCATGTGCGGCAAGCATGTCGACAGCGGTAGCTATCACTATCAAAGCTCTGTGGTTTATCACTACAAAGCATTAAAATATAGGACACAACTGAAGATCTCATGACGTCACATTTTAGACCAACAGTGCAGTATTATGTAGTTTGGCAGCGAGGAAACTAGCTTTAAACATTGATTGGCATTACATTGCAGATGGCTTTGTAATATCACAAAGTTGTTGGACTCTGACAAACTGATCTAGCGTCATAAATTAAACAGCaatcattttttttacaatttttatttgttattttttgtcaCTAAGATATCTAGATTGATGCATAATCCTTATATGTAAATTTTTAGATATATCCATGTTACACTGCATTCTATGCACCAATGTCTATGCATATGTCCATCACGCTCTATTGCTATCTGTTGTTTTTCATGCACATCTACGCTGTCCATCGCAGTGCCAAATCTTTTTGCCAGCTCAACATTGTTTTCTCATAAATAACTGCGTTACAATAAAAAGCCACATCTTGCCGTTATCTATGACAAGCCCTGCCTGTAGGTTGGGAAAAAACAAAGTTAACACTTATAACACAGCCACTGATCTCGAGGGATGCTGTttcataatttattaaaaacctttatttgacaacattgaCAAAAATAACTTGTCACCATACTGGAGTTATCTGCACATGTCAGTAATTGAGGTAAGAATGCATGCAAGAAAGCGTGGACAGATGTAAGAGAGTAAACATACAGAGAGAGATGATAATCATAGAGAGACCTGTGGTAATGTATTGAGTGCTAAAATCCTCGAATAATAGCTAGATTTGTCCTATCTGAGATTAGCTGGTGATCCTAGCTTGTCGGGGCTGACAAGTGGCACGAAAGGTAACATATTTGCGTGTCAGACTACATCCTAAGTACTAACTAAGGTGACTTGTGAAGGAAGATAAgcttaaattataaaaaagagaGATCCAGTGAATTGCAGCTATGGTGAATTGACTCGGACTTCCGTCGAATTGCATCATGACGGTTTCATAAGTTTGGCCTTTCCTGTCGCTGTGTCATACCGAACATTAGAGTAGAAGTCTGTTGAGACATCATCATGACTGTGACTTCGCCTCATACTCGTCAATGGGTACCTGCAATGTCACATGACAAGGGTCATACCTGCCACATCACATGACAAGGGTCATACCTGCCACATCACATGACAAGGGTCATATCTGCCACATCACATGACAAGGGTCATTACCTGCCACATCACATGACAAGGGTCATATCTGCTATGCCACGTGGCAAGAATAATCCATATTCACTGTAGCATACAGGTTGATGGAATGAGGCAATACTTGAGACTATGCTATTCAACCAATCAAAAATGTGGCTAAATTTGTGTTAAAGGATTATTTGATGAATTTCGCAAACAGATGTCTATGAAAGCCATCTTGACACCTATCTAAATAACTGCaattataatactaataataataatgataattcatTCAGTATTATTGTCCGAACTAACAGAAATTATGATTGTAATATTTTGCTAAAGTAAATAATATAGAAACTGAATAATATATACtgaatatgttaaaaatatCTTATGACAACACCAGAGCATTTCCCTAGTTCTATTACTAGGGAACTAGTTCCTTAGTTCCCATCTAGGTGTTCACTGTTTATTGTAaattaataaaccacaacaattTATAGAGGAGAAATCTTTGTAGGTAGGTTAGCTATTGCGACATGACAGAAGACTATAAGGGCGAATGTCaccatttatataatataaagtattaACCGTATCTCCAGTGGGTTGAACCTGCTCATGTCtagactaacacagatatatgTTAGAGTTGCACATCTTGTCTAATTATTTCAACAGTAAACTGAGCAGTTACATTGACTATCATAAATAATACAGACTGACCACTTGAAGGCAAGCTATTCCGTAGGCGGGCTTTCCTTAGTAAAGGGGAATTGGTAATCCTACTGATAGTCATCTAAGAAATTATATACAAAGTATTCACAACTTTACCGTAAAAGCTGT
The sequence above is drawn from the Watersipora subatra chromosome 5, tzWatSuba1.1, whole genome shotgun sequence genome and encodes:
- the LOC137396173 gene encoding protein dispatched homolog 1-like; the encoded protein is MAHSRYSEILTHYPGAVLAIVLVLVSCSTILNILVAPPPDFSDPLQGFIPRYSVIHSAYAAWSNLIDETAVGAESNKLLTTYPQSNTLQRGDNSTTWAGSTFLAAFTKQEATYDLWPTSTYGYAGDNVTRSSRRTAKESYFCDSQPRRGYAQVALKLGCTLAQLDIHTFVSLCNLQKELESSPLYAPICEPSCLCRSFSLVNYVSYLAGRDSCDRVSESDLKGNLQILLECKHYVEDLPADCWSENFVRSDRCNMSSMCADRSIYEIFYYIMSKSTDLTITYVHIAKSSSNHPFYLKIRQLMRRQQKEPVQVLAVDFGLKEYVFEKLLFKDSLWIFSALLLIIVILLFYTRSIFITSITFISMAFSIVISFSIYGFVFQIGYFPFLNLLAAVVVVALGADDLFVYWKTWTTIKLSRNASVLERIVTLTFQHASVAMFVTSASTAAAFYACSYTDIVSIRCFSVYAGTCVLVHYLLAVTWLPACVVLYEKYALNVCSNHRKCEMQSKGLQCLQNICTRITRMLSSRHTIISTWSRVWLPFFLLVSVASAVALFFWPGLSPPSSDMFQVLSANHPFEVFDLQVKPEFAVSADRGRLPIIFVFGVNPQFNGQYFKVSSTGALVLRPLPKLSAPKTQLWFSDFCYELRQQPFFDQSQHQPVGCFIEEMRASMRFRPCDIDPVCCKKLSFPYNESTFTHCLVRWSLQNRQIKVASSDPGIRYQGTTPSAIIISFQSSVKFDYSYQTMKEFHENVTRFLGERLAECLQSDCEAFTPFFTTAGGLLFYDVQQVLVHSLPTTVIVIIVTAAVIIFLTTLNILLTFCALVSISSSILCTLASLALMGWQLNILESVIVSLAVGLSMDFPLHVTVAYKISSSTRDRQRRVTVSLQHIRGCITAAMVTTLAAGLCVLPAQVLAYCKLGIFLALVSVTSWFHALFFLPSLLMHIGPIGSFLQINPRCCRLKTTRSTGLTRPMDKTIYSDDLSTELTRVLPSNASSSPQEPITGELEVEVNDQNLLTPPPILLQPGPMIVPRWGRLSPITELPSVSPASGRSSVESL